CATCTTTAAACCTACACAGGCAACTTAGTTAGAGattaaaggttgctactaggattcccttgggtagcttcAATGGCTACCGTACccaaccccaccttaaagtcctctcgatgctaaGTTTTTATCCCAACGaaactttcatgaaaacataaccataaacatcattaggaaagataataataaatatcaattcaactttataaaaataacataatattagctcatctatcaacttcatcatagtaaaattatAAGATTAGCTTATTAACTTGGTTGATTCACAATAAACTCATGAATtggtaagaattgtccttatcacctctTTTAATATAATTGTgcaagaattgtctttatttGACCATATATTCTTTGCTTAtagcatcattgaaacatcactcataaaactttcattaaaataacttgaaaatcatcatcataactcataaatcatgcttgaaactagcatatagcataggtcttttgaaattcatcttgaaatcatgcaatgtagtGTGAATCATGCATAACTAGGCTAATGGAATtggaatatatcataattaagaagacccaatgcaaataatgaaattaaggcttttagaagaaaaaatcagaagagaatttgagaagagatctttgggattccatgggtgaaagggcccaaggatgaattcccacataccttgacctttagaagccctaaatttTCGAGAATGAatcttgaccttgaagaaatccctAGAATTTACATGAGAAAGAAAGGGACTTggagagcacacttttagagagaagattttgatttagagagttagggtgagaatgagagggttagcaGGGCTTAGGGTAGTTTATTGGTTAGAATAAACTCCCAAAAATGTCCATGCTCATTAATGAAAACTTAGGAAAAGACCATACCCCTAACTTAAACTGAATTCGGCACTTGAACAAGCCTTCACCACAGACTGTGAACCTCgccatggcccgtggtggtaGGCGTGGTGGTGGGCGTGGTGAGTTTTGGGGAAATTGGGGATTTTGAGGGGTGATCTTCATGGAGGCCACCATGGAACATGGTTCTCAGCACTACTCTTGGTGCCTTCCATGGTAGGAACCTTCAGGAGGGGTCTAAGGAGTTGGTCTTCACGGACCACACCACGGATGGTTCTCACCACGGGACATAAAGCCATTTGTAGTCCCTTCTGTCACTATTACCCTATCACCATTGGCCTTCACGGGTACTCTCCACAGCCCATGGAGAGTAATACGGCTCGTGGAGATCCACCTAGTGCCAAAGATGGAATTTTCTAAGAAACCTCCTTTGAACCTAGTTtttctgacttttcaacttctgaggtcttacagaatcccaccttaaagtcaactcggtgcttagtcattattccAATAAGAAtggttataatagataccaatccatcatcataaaataaatataagagtagctcatatATCATCTTCATCATGAAAGTGTGAGGAAAACCCATCACAACCTTTGaacttctttaacatgattgtggcCTTATCTCACTATAACTTCTTGCTTAAAgaatcattgaaacatcattcatagtctttcatgatttatttataaatcttcgatatcattcataaatcttttataaaaatctcttgaaattcatgatcatggttcattaaaaacatacttgaaactagaatataacatgggtcattgaaattaatcttgaaataatggaaaatgatgtgaattatcCATAAAATGATCAATAATCATGGGATATATCATAATAAGAAGACCTAatagaaaatcatgaaattagggcttttaaaaaaagaattcataaaagattttgagagaaaacttgggattccatgggtgaaagagacCATGAAataattcccacatacctttgaCCTTAGGAACCCTAATTTTCAAGGAATTGAAGCTTTGATCTTGAAGATTCCTTTAAATTGCCTTAGGAATAAGAAAACTCTTGAGAGAATACtttagagagagaattttgTGTTTTGAGAGTTAGGATGATAAAGAGAGGGTTAGGAGGGATTAGGGTAGTTATTAGGATAGAAAAAACTTCGAAAAAACATCcgcattcattaatgaaaatataggacaagaccaaaatacccctgaACTTTAACTGAGACTACACGGttagcgatagttattttctatcgtaggtagTGTGCGGGACGAGATGTGAAGATGGCCATTTGAAGTAGACTTTTGGAGctcttgtgaagatcacatctgcatatgcatctagttttgtaaatattttggggacttgtacaggatacatgtggcacttatgtatgatattttgaaggcttgtggaAATAAAACtgtatgcttgtaacttgaactgggtgactagttttgctatttttggagtgtgcttttaactcaagtcgtGCCATGTACTTggtttatactttgacttgtcattatgcacaaagcaagataatagttttgtgataattactagtttgagttttgtatattttatgaacccacaatggtgttgaattgaaaatagaatttcaaaataagttttctaaatgtgttgactatttgagattatataaaaaaactatCTTTTGCTTCGCAAGTGACATTctcccaaaggggatgctacaagTGTTGGTACGGAGGATCCACAACGATCCGTGAAACTCACCACAGCTCATGGTGGTGATCATGGTGAGTAACTTGGACTCTAGTCTGGGGAGGTGCCTTTCATCGGCTCGCGGTGTCCACCACGGATCGTGGTCCCTCCCGTGGTACTCACCCCAAACTTAAAGTCTTAAGGAGGTGGGTTCACGAGTCATCACAACTCGTGGTTTGCATCACGGGCCGTGGATCCATTTGTGGGCCTTCTTCCAAAAATTTTATTTCACTAGGGAACCTTCACGGTGGCTCTCTACGGCTCGTGGAGAGCTTCACGGCCCGTGAAGGACCACCTAGTGCCAAAAGCTGAGATTTCCTAAAAAACTTCCtttgaactctatttttcaactttccaactttcggggtcttacaacaTTCTCCTCATATTTGCTAGCTTTCTCATCCGCAATCACTAGCATTGGGGGATCCACTATTTGAGCACCAGTTTGGGTAGTTACGGCCATGCATTTGCCTGTTGTTTTTAGGATTTTAAATTGTATTGCTTGAGAGTGTTCCTTTCTGGCATGGATTCAAAGACGAAGAAATATGACCCAGTTGTTTCTCAATATGTTTGATGGAGGTAGCATGCGACTATACTTGTTAATTCATTCCCGAAAGATCATTACGTATCTCCTTAAGATTCTCCTCAATAGAgtcatactttttcatcatcttgGCCATCTTGTCTTCATACACATTCTTGAGTCGTGTTAAAACTCACTCAAGAATTGGGGCTACAATTGTGGGAGTTGATAGCAAAATTGGATAACTGAATAtcttattttcaataatttattttaagtttattaggAGTCTATTTTCTAATTAAGAAAAACAACACTTgtaatttctctattatttAGCAAGTTTTTAGCCGTATTTTGTTGTATTTCCTTTTGTATTTGTTTGGAGTTAaagttcaataaaaaaaaacataactttTGTGTCATCATTCTTCTTCTACGGTTCTAAAATATCATTTCGACGTGACTAGCCAAAGGAGTAATCAAAGACTGGAATCtttcaacaaaagaaaaaagaaaaaggggggTGAGGGGTGAAAGTTGTATACATTATAAATATGCCCCAATTTACAACAATGGTTAATAAATCTAGCCCATTCACACACTAAACTTCCTAATTGTACATCTCAAGGGAAGCCAATGAGCTATTTGATTCCCAAGCAAAAGACAAAAACATCTCTTCACCAAGCCAAAATGAGGAAAACTAAATAGATGAAAGGTCCTCATATACAGTCTTGATACCTGGCCTCTCCGATACCAAACGTATGCACCTTAGAGCTATTGCAAGAACCTCCTTCATTTGCTTCTTCATTGCTGGATTTCCCATATCAGCTGAcaataaattatcaaaacaaTCCAATCCTCCACCTTCTGCCACCTTCAACCTTACCCAATCAGTCAAGTCCACTCCACCATCTTCACCCGAAACAACATCACCTGCACATTTCCCAGTTAGGAGCTCCAACAAAATGACTCCGAAAGCGTATACATCTGATTTGAAGGAAGGCAGTGGTTTCTTGGACGAAGCCAACTCTGGTGCACGATAACCTAACACTCCAGCATCAAGAATCTGTTCAATTGTCCCCGCGTGAGTCATAAGACGGTGAAGGCAGTAATCAGCAACTCGTGCATTAAGATCAGGACCATCCAACAAGATGTTGGTTGCTTTAAGATTTCCATGAGGAACCTCACGGTCAAAATGGAGATAATTCAGGCCACGCGCAATATCAACTGATATTTTGAGTCTTTGGGGCCAGGTTAGGGGTGGACCTTTTCTTCCAGGTCGATCTGCAAAGGTGCCACACGTTAAAAAGGTATATAGATAAACCTTACACTATACAAACTACAAACAAAAAATTGTCACCAGGACAAAGTTACTTTCTAATGAGGAAAAGTCTCGGGTACACAAAAGCATACAAAAAGATTATTCTGTCTTTGAGAGGAAACAatgtttctcttctttttcacaAAATAAGAACTATCGAAAGTTCCTGAAGAGTTATTTATAGCATCTTGACATCAAAAGAACAGCAGTAACACGATGAAGGTGGACAAGTTGAGTAGGTATAATCACCAATTGAAAATTAGGTATTTCAGCATTGAAGTATTTGCAGTTCATCGTGACCTTTTTATGAGCAAAGTACAACAACTGCTGAACCTTACTGCCAGTGCAGGGATATTGACCAAGTAAAGGCCTGCTTACATTTCCAGTTGGACCAGGTAACAATGAAGTACATAGTGTATAGGGCCTTGGACAAGTTTAAAATTTTCCAACAATAAATCAGAAGTTAAACTTCAGCTGTTCAAGTTGAAGAATTCCACAGTGAAAGTGCTATACAGTATTTCATGATAATGCAGACTGTTCCTTGATTGCAGGAATTCACAAGGAATTCTAGGATCACGTGACTGTTTCAGGAGTTCCCTCGAGAAGAACAGCTAAATAAGAAGAaatgtagagagagaagagagaatagATTCAGAAGAGAAAGTAGTTTCATATATGATTGAGAATGAAATATATATTGAATGAATTAGGTGGACTCGCTAACAGTCTAACAGAATCAGTTATCGCAACTGCCACTAACTGCCTGCTGTAACTAATAAATGGAAATGGCTTCTTCTCCTTAATTTTTGTATCACAGACTGAGAATATTCATGCACCACAAGAACTGTCAagatatcaaactaacaaattGTTTGCCATGAAATactataaaatatcaaataagaGAAGATTAAAAGTATGTTATGACTTATAAGTGTTATAGCAAACGACATGCATAAGACAAACTGCAAGGTGGATGAGAGAAAATAAGGATTACCATAGAGAAAACTTGATAGACTTCCAGGAGATATGTAATCTGAAAGAATAAGCTTCTCATGTTGTGTGGGACCCCAGTAGTAACCTCTTAATCCCACCACATTTGGATGCCTAATATTGGCAAACTTTTTAGCCTCTTTTGTGAAATCCTTCCTCTGTTTGGCCACTCCTTCTCTCAACCATTTCACAGTCAAGAGCAACCCATTATCTAGTGTTGCCCTGTAAGATGTCCCATGGCTGCTTCTGCCTAAGACTTCAGCTGGGGCCCTAGATAGTTCCTCAGCTGTAAAAGTGATTGTATCATCAAGGAAGTACAGCTCTCCGGCCAAATTATCAGCAAGGCTTTCTGCAGTATATGATTCCCCCGACTCTGGTGACCAAGTGAAATGACTCGTTTTTGAAGGGGAGAAACCTGTCGTTTTCTCATCTGGACTAATTactgatgatgatgatgctttCCGTGAAGCAGCTGTAACATCTTGTGTTGAAACTACAGCACCTTCTCTACTGCTAAAACCAGAAGGATTTGATTGGGTATGACGGCGGATGTCTTTGTCAGTAACATGTGCCTGAGACTTCCTCGATGCACGtaagtaaaatataaaaatggcTACCAAGATtacaataacaagaacaaccACACATGCAACGATGATCACCACTTTGATAATAGTTTTAAGTTGCCTGCTCTTATACTTTTCTGTTGAAGCTTGACCAGAGCCTGAGGGAGGATTTGGAAATTGAAGTGCAGAGTTTCCTGGGTAGAAGGATGATAAGGgaaattttctcaaattctcaGGCACGACACCAGATAAGTCATTAAGTGATGCATTAAAGCTTTGGAGGCTGTTAGGCAGGTTTTTTGGCAGTTCACCGGTGAAATGATTCTCTGAAACATCTAAAAAAGTAAGAGAGCTAACATTACCCATGGAAGTTGGCAAAGATCCAGAGAAATTATTTCCTGATATATCAAGCACTTGAAGTGCAGTCAATGACCCAAATCCATCAGGAAAGTAACCAGCAAGCTGATTATGAGAAAAATCAAGAACACGAATCTTAAGAGTACTAGCCGGAGGAGAGAAATCAATGCTTCCAACAAGTGCATTGTTTTGTAGGTGAAGTTCTTCAATAGTGGGCAAAGCTAGTAGAGAAGTAAGAAGAGGCCCATCCAACTGGTTGAAACTGAGATCAAGGACAGTGATCTTAGGAAACTGAGTGATAACTTTGGGGAGAGATCCTGTCAGGGTATTGTGTGAAAGGTTGAGGTGATATAAACGCAGAAACTGAGCTGTAACCTCAGGGATGTTTCCACTCAAACGGTTTTTGCTGAGGTCAAGAAATTCAATATTCCCCCAATTCAGCATTCTAGTTAGATTACCTTTGAACTGATTTTTCGAGAGATCAAGAACCGCAGAAGTTCCAGTCACGAAGGGAAGTTCACCAGAAAGAGCATTGGAGGATAAATTAAGGGTGCGCAATGTTGTTGATGTTATCATGCTTATTGAACCTGCAAAATGAAGAGATTATGGAAAGCAGTGAAAAAAGTTGTTCGCAAATAGATAACTTTATTTACCAAAGGGTTTTGAAAATTCATGTATTTTACCTGTGAGGTT
The sequence above is a segment of the Solanum dulcamara chromosome 11, daSolDulc1.2, whole genome shotgun sequence genome. Coding sequences within it:
- the LOC129874042 gene encoding LRR receptor-like serine/threonine-protein kinase GHR1, producing MKFINFLMIFVLYLGSAIGQLPSQDILALLEFKKGVEHDPTGFLLESWNEESIDFNGCPSSWNGIMCNGDNVAGVVLDNLGLVAHVDLSVFANLTMLVKLSMANNSIAGKMPNNIGKFKSLQYLDISGNLFTSSLPPEVGHLGSLKNLSLAGNNFSGPIPDTISGLVSIQSLDLSHNSFSGPLPSSLMKLTGLVYLNLSVNGFTKEILEGFELMENLQVLDLHGNMLDGNLDPELFLLTTATHVDLSGNLLVNSASKQQKFLPGLSESVKYLNLSHNQLKGSLVSGNEAQIFGNLKILDLSYNQLSGELPSFNFVYDLQVLKLANNIFSGFIPNDLLKGDALLLTELDLSGNNLTGSISMITSTTLRTLNLSSNALSGELPFVTGTSAVLDLSKNQFKGNLTRMLNWGNIEFLDLSKNRLSGNIPEVTAQFLRLYHLNLSHNTLTGSLPKVITQFPKITVLDLSFNQLDGPLLTSLLALPTIEELHLQNNALVGSIDFSPPASTLKIRVLDFSHNQLAGYFPDGFGSLTALQVLDISGNNFSGSLPTSMGNVSSLTFLDVSENHFTGELPKNLPNSLQSFNASLNDLSGVVPENLRKFPLSSFYPGNSALQFPNPPSGSGQASTEKYKSRQLKTIIKVVIIVACVVVLVIVILVAIFIFYLRASRKSQAHVTDKDIRRHTQSNPSGFSSREGAVVSTQDVTAASRKASSSSVISPDEKTTGFSPSKTSHFTWSPESGESYTAESLADNLAGELYFLDDTITFTAEELSRAPAEVLGRSSHGTSYRATLDNGLLLTVKWLREGVAKQRKDFTKEAKKFANIRHPNVVGLRGYYWGPTQHEKLILSDYISPGSLSSFLYDRPGRKGPPLTWPQRLKISVDIARGLNYLHFDREVPHGNLKATNILLDGPDLNARVADYCLHRLMTHAGTIEQILDAGVLGYRAPELASSKKPLPSFKSDVYAFGVILLELLTGKCAGDVVSGEDGGVDLTDWVRLKVAEGGGLDCFDNLLSADMGNPAMKKQMKEVLAIALRCIRLVSERPGIKTVYEDLSSI